GACCTATTCCTGACGGCGAAGGCGGTTTTAACGAGCGCGGTGGCTTCTGGGCCAACGTGAGCCTCTGGGGCTCCCGCGCCGAAACCGCAGCCCGACTCCTGCCCAAGGGCGCGCGGGTGGCTGTCGAGGGTGAGCTTTTCGAGTCGCGATGGGTGGACAAGGAGACCGGCGACGAACGTCGCCAGCTCGAGATCAGGGCCCGGTATGTGGATGTGGACCTCTCGCGAGTCGATTCCTTGACCGTCCGCCGCCGCCAAAGCGGGCAGGGCGATACGCCGGATCCGACGCCTGATGGGGTCGTCGCCGGTGCGGCCGACGACGCTGTTTGACGCCGTAGCGCTAGCTACGCCAATCGTACAGGAGAGCGGCAATGCTACTGAGTGCGCGCACAGTACCCGTCTATCTTCTACTAACTACGTTCGCGGCCGGCTGCGCCATGATCCAGGAGGATGAGCGCGATGATGTCGAGTACACCCTAGATACGGGCGCCTTGTTCGAGACGGATGAGGGCGAGGACGACCAGCGAAGCGCCGACGCCGGCGCGGAAACTCCGGACCAGGGCGACCCCTCGGAGCCGCCGCCCCTACCTGACGAGCTCACCGATGCGCCGCAAACCGATGATGGGTATGTGATCGCCTACGAGGAGCTCGTGGATCTCGATGTCGATACCGCGTACAACCGCGTGCGCCAAACCTTCGACTACGAGGCACCGGCCCAGCGTCTTCACGCCGAGGGGGCTGAGGACATAGGTATCTACCATTACGTCAGCCAGCCTGGTGCCTACTACTCGCTGCGTGACCTCACCGACATCGGCGACGACCAGGTCGTCCTCCAGATCGAGTTGCAGCGCGAGCAGGATCGAACCCGCGTTCAGGCAGCGTACCACCAGGCTTTCGGTGGCACCGGACGCCCCGAGGATCACGCACCGTGGCCTTCCGATCCCGAGGCGTTCGAGCGCAATCTCACCGAGCAGCTTGAGGGCGCCCTGGAGTAAAGGCCATGCAGCTTTACCTCTGCGAGAAGCCTTCTCAGGCCCGGGACATCGCCCGCGAGCTGGGTGCCACACGCCGCGACGCCGGGTGCCAGCATGGCCCCGGCGTCGCGGTGACGTGGGGCTTCGGCCACCTGCTTGCCATGGCACCGCCCGAGGCCTACGACGAGCAGCTGCGCCAGTGGCGGCTCGAGACCCTACCGATCCTCCCGCGGCAGTGGCAGCTGCAGGTTCGGCCTAAGGCCAAAGAGCAGTACTGCATCGTCAAGCGTCTACTGAGCCAGGCCGACGAGGTGGTCCTGGCGACGGACGCAGACCGTGAAGGGGAGACCATCGGGCGCGAGATCCTGGATCATGCCGGCTACCGTGGCCCTGTGCGGCGACTGTGGCTGTCGGCCCTTGATCCAGCCAGCATACGCCAGGCGCTGGCGCAGCTTCTCGACGGCAACCGCACCGAGCCGCTGTACCAGGCCGGGCTGGCCCGGTCTCGAGCCGACTGGCTCATCGGTATGAATCTGACCCGGGCCTTCACCCTGACCGCCCAGCAGCGCGGCCACCAGGGCGTGCTCTCCGTCGGCCGGGTCCAGACCCCGACGCTGCGGCTTGTCGTCGAGCGTGATCGCGCCATCGAGCAGTTCCGGCCACACCCCTACTACGAGGTCCATGTCCAATGCCGCCACGCCCAGGGCGCCTGGACGGCTAGGTGGCAGCCAACGGGACAGCGGGATAGCGAGGGCCGCTGCATCGACCGCTCAGCCGCGCAGGCCGCCGCCGAACGCACCGAGGGCGCTGACGCGCAGGTGACTCGGGCGCAGACCGAGCGCCATCGGGCGTCCCCACCGCTGCCGCTGGACCTCTCGAGCCTGCAACAAGCCGGGGACCAGCGCTGGGGCGATTCCGCCCAGGAGGTGCTCGACGCGGCCCAGGCCCTTTACGAGCGCCATAAAGCAATCACCTACCCCCGTACCGACTGCCGCTACCTGCCAACCAGCCAACATGTTGAGGCGACCCAGGTGCTCCAGGCCCTGGCGAGTTCGGACCCAACGATCTTGGAGCAGGTCGAGGGCGCCGATCCTCAGCGCCGCTCTCGGGCCTGGAACGACGAGAAGATCACCGCTCACCACGCGATCATTCCGACCGGCGCGGCGATCGACGTCTCGGCAATGAACCAACGCGAACGCCGGCTCTACGAGCTCATCCGGGCCCACTACCTGGCACAGTTCTATCCGCCCTGCGAGTACGACGAGGCCGTAATCGAGGTCGCGACCGCTACCGATACCTTCGCCGCCAAGGGCCGCTCCATCCGCGTCTCCGGCTGGCGAGCCGTACTAGGCCAGGACCGCGCCGGAGAGCAGGAGCAACCACTACCGCCGGTCCATGAGCAGGACCCGGTACGCCTCGAGGCAGCCGAGCTCCAGGAGCGCGAAACGAAACCACCGCGCCCCTACACAGCCGGCACGTTGCTCGCGGCGATGAAGCGCGTCGCCGACGTCGTCGAGGATCCCCAGCTGCGGAAGACGCTCAAGGAGACGAGCGGCATCGGCACTGAGGCAACCCGGGCCGGCATCATCGAGACCCTGCAACAGCGCGGGTACCTGGTGCGCCGCAAGCGCGCGCTCCGCGCCACTGAGGCCGGCCGCGCCCTGATCGACGCTGTTCCTGAGGAGGTGAGCGATCCCGCGACGACAGCCCGTTGGGAGGAGGCGCTGGGCGAGATCGCCGATGGGCGCGGCGACATGGCTGCGTTCCTGGAGCAGCAGGCCGCATGGGTTCATAGCCTGGTGCGCCAGGTCCAGAACGCCGGCTCCGAGGCCATCGCCATCGATGGCGCCGAGACTCACCCCTGCCCTTCCTGCGGCCGGCCAATGCGCCGGCGCAAAGGCAAGCACGGCGCGTTCTGGGGCTGCAGCGGCTACCCCGACTGCACGGCGACGCGCCCGGATGCGAACGGAAAGCCGGCTGAGCCCAAGCAGAATCGCTCGATCGGCGAGTGTGGCTGCGGGGGGACCATCTACGCGAAAGCCCGTGCGTGGCAGTGCGATACCTGCCAGGCGCGGGTCTGGCATGAGACGGCCGGCAAAAAACTTACCGAGCGCCAAGCCCAGGCGCTCCTCGCCGGCCAGACGGTGCATCTGCGGGGGCTGCGCAGCCGCAAGACCGGCAAACGCTTCGATGCCCCCGCGCGCGTGGAGCAAGGTCAGCTGAAGCTGATCTTTGAGCAGCGGAGGTAGAGCAATGCGTGTGGTGACATTCGATCAGCAGCGACGAGGCTACTGCGCACCGACCGCCTGGGTTCGACACCCCCTGCACGGCGAATGCGAGGTCCTGGACTACGATCCCGATGACCCTCTGCGCCGGACGCTATTGCGCATCGATGACGGCGTGTGGGTGCAGGCCGACGTGCGGGAACTGACTCAAGTTGAGCCGGCGATCGAGGAGCACTTGACAAGCCTCTGGTGACAAGGTTCGCTATTTCTTAGGAGGCCCGCCGTGAGCTGATCACGGCACACCAAGCCCCGCCCGACCCGGGCAGCGGGGCGCCGGCCATCAGGCCGGTCGGGTCATCAGCTCCACGCAACTCACCCTGCTGGGGAAGCGCTCCCTGGCAGGGATGGCGCCTTCCCCGGCTTTATCCATGATGGGAGGGCGCCATGTCTGAGAAGGCCTACTTCAACCTTCATACCCACGGTATTGCCTACCTCAACCGGGCCCGCGAGGTCCGCCCGCGCAAGGGGGAACCGTTCTGGGCGGTCGAGGTGAACGCCCTGTACGGCCATCCCGATGACGTTGACTACACCCGGATCGATTGCCGGGTGACCGGCCGGGAGGCGCAGGAAGTCGTCGAGCGCCTCGAGCAGGCCATCAATGATCGCAGCGAGAAGGTTCTCGCCCGCTTCAAGATCGGGGACATCTACCCCGAGGCCTTCGTCTATCGCTCCGGTCAGCGAGCCGGCGAGTACGGCGTCACCATCAAGGGGCGCCTGCTGCGGCTCGAGTGGGTGAAGGTCAATGGTGAGACGGTTCACACCGCGGCCATTCCTCACCCAGCCGCCGACCGCGAGCAACACGCTCCGCATGACGGTGCTGAGCCGGCCTCCGAGGAGGAAGGCACGCGGAGCACCAGCCACGAGGGCGAGCGGGAGGATGCCTTGGGGCCGGCCGAGTCACCGGCCGGCGACCAGGCACGAGGCCAAGGGGCCGACTCCTCGGGAGGCGACGTCATCCAGCTCTCGAAGGATGACCCGCACTTCCAGACGAAGAAGGAGCGGCTCAAGAAGGCCGGCTACCGCTTCGACCCCAAGGAACGGGTCTGGCGCAAGCCGGTCGCTGAACCGGCACCCGCCTGAGGCCCAGCCCACCCCGCGCGAAGACGGGGTGGGCCTCGCTCTTTTACAAGTGGGCGAGGAAGGCAAGACGCTCCGGCGTCTTGCCCGAGCGGCGCGCGCGCCGGTCGCTCCGGCAAGACGCCGGCCACGAGCGCATCGTGGCGCCCTCTCCAAGCCCCTACGGCCCGGGCAGCGGGGCGCCGGCCACTAGGCCGGTCGGGCCACACTTCAATCCACCCCGCCGGGGGCAGGTCCTGCTCCCGGTGGGGGCGGCCTGTCTCCCGGCTCCATATAGGAGGACAGGTCATGGGTATGGACGTCGTGGGTGTTAACCCCAGCAGTGAGCGCGGCGCGTATTTCCGGCGGAATATCTGGGGGTGGCACCCCCTCTGGGCTACCGTCGCCTCTATCGCACCTGATGTCGCCGACAGGGTCGAGCTCCCTCATACGAATGACGGGGATGGCCTCGACGCTGAGGGATCATCGGAGCTGGCACAACGGATCGACCAAGCCCTCGCTGATGGGAAAGCGGACGAGTCCGTGCGTGCTACGAGCGCGGAATGTCGCAGGATAGGGATGCCTGGCGCCATCAGCCTCGAGGACCTACGGGAGTTCCGGGACTTCCTCCGCGACTGCGGGGGATTCCGGATCTTCTAAGCCTACCGCGGCCGCCGGCCACCAGGCCGGTCGGCCCACCCCTATTCGTCAACCCCGCCGGGGGCAGGTCCTGCTCCCGGTTGGGAGCGGCCTGTCTCACGGCTCCAGAGAGGAG
This DNA window, taken from Halorhodospira halophila, encodes the following:
- the ssb gene encoding single-stranded DNA-binding protein — its product is MANFFRGRGNLGGAPILRHTQDTPVANLRVYFDRPIPDGEGGFNERGGFWANVSLWGSRAETAARLLPKGARVAVEGELFESRWVDKETGDERRQLEIRARYVDVDLSRVDSLTVRRRQSGQGDTPDPTPDGVVAGAADDAV
- a CDS encoding DNA topoisomerase III — its product is MQLYLCEKPSQARDIARELGATRRDAGCQHGPGVAVTWGFGHLLAMAPPEAYDEQLRQWRLETLPILPRQWQLQVRPKAKEQYCIVKRLLSQADEVVLATDADREGETIGREILDHAGYRGPVRRLWLSALDPASIRQALAQLLDGNRTEPLYQAGLARSRADWLIGMNLTRAFTLTAQQRGHQGVLSVGRVQTPTLRLVVERDRAIEQFRPHPYYEVHVQCRHAQGAWTARWQPTGQRDSEGRCIDRSAAQAAAERTEGADAQVTRAQTERHRASPPLPLDLSSLQQAGDQRWGDSAQEVLDAAQALYERHKAITYPRTDCRYLPTSQHVEATQVLQALASSDPTILEQVEGADPQRRSRAWNDEKITAHHAIIPTGAAIDVSAMNQRERRLYELIRAHYLAQFYPPCEYDEAVIEVATATDTFAAKGRSIRVSGWRAVLGQDRAGEQEQPLPPVHEQDPVRLEAAELQERETKPPRPYTAGTLLAAMKRVADVVEDPQLRKTLKETSGIGTEATRAGIIETLQQRGYLVRRKRALRATEAGRALIDAVPEEVSDPATTARWEEALGEIADGRGDMAAFLEQQAAWVHSLVRQVQNAGSEAIAIDGAETHPCPSCGRPMRRRKGKHGAFWGCSGYPDCTATRPDANGKPAEPKQNRSIGECGCGGTIYAKARAWQCDTCQARVWHETAGKKLTERQAQALLAGQTVHLRGLRSRKTGKRFDAPARVEQGQLKLIFEQRR
- a CDS encoding DUF3577 domain-containing protein, with protein sequence MSEKAYFNLHTHGIAYLNRAREVRPRKGEPFWAVEVNALYGHPDDVDYTRIDCRVTGREAQEVVERLEQAINDRSEKVLARFKIGDIYPEAFVYRSGQRAGEYGVTIKGRLLRLEWVKVNGETVHTAAIPHPAADREQHAPHDGAEPASEEEGTRSTSHEGEREDALGPAESPAGDQARGQGADSSGGDVIQLSKDDPHFQTKKERLKKAGYRFDPKERVWRKPVAEPAPA